AAGAAGGAAACGggtgaaggggagggaggggagaaacaGGGCTGTCAGCCCCACTGCTGGATGGGCCACACCCAATAACCAGACTCAACCATGTCCCCAAGCCTTCCTGCCCTCCTAGGCCCTGGAAACCCcagaccccagcccctccccaccccactcccttaATCCCTGGCAGGGAGCAATTAAGCGAGTTGGGGAAAACTCACCCACAGGGCCCTACAGCTTCAGGGAGGTAACCCGGGGGATGTGGAAGAGCTGAGTCTCCTCAGAGCTGGTGGAGCTGCAGTGTCAAAGACAGAGAGTGAGCATACCCTTCCCCCTAGACCCTCAGCCCCGACACAGGGACAAACCCAGAGCACTGAGGATTTCTCCTCAGAAGCCCTGTGGGGGATGGGAAGGGTCCTACGAAGCTTCGCCCGAATGGATGCAGCAAGAAGGGTAAGGGGCAGACGTACAGGAGAACTTCCTGGCTTTGGAGCTCCTCAGAGTATGGCTCTTCGGGGCTCAGTCAtgagcctcctctgcctgggaggTCTCAGGAGGGGCTGTGACAGGGGACCCTTGTGGCTGAAAGGACACCTCCCTTGCCCCTGATGCTGCCTGCAGCCCTGGCAGCCCCTCACCTGAGGCGTTTCCGGATAGGACGGAAGTATTTGGAGGTCTTGACAGCAAAGATGATGCTGGGGATCAGGAAGAAGGTGCACCATGCCAGGCAGAACCAGAAGGCATTCTGCAACAAGGCGTGAGGTCCGCTCACCAACCCACGTGGCACCCAGCCTCACCCAGCTGCCTTGTCATCAGAGCTGGGGCAGAGGCCATGCCTGGCTTCACACCCTGCTCACCCGGCCCTCCCTGGAGAGCAGGAAGGCCAGGGGACTTGGTGGGCAAGCCCTGATGAGCTGGGGCACTCACCCAGGGGTCAGCCATCATGTCACACAGGATCACACGGCTGTTGTCCAGGGCTCCGGAAAGGGGCTGGCAGGTGGCGATGCGCTGAGTCACCTGTGGCACCAACATGAGTCAGGTGATGCAGAGACACTCGGACCCACAGGCGCACACCCATATTCATCAGGGAGAGTAGTTGACAGGGACACAGAAAGGCCTGGGGACACCACTGGGGCCACCGCACACTTGTACACACTTGCAGAGAGGCAGGTACAGACAGATGGGGACATACTCCACAGGCTCCTCGCTGGGCCCCTCCCCTTTCCATCTGTTCACCAGCCTGGATTAAGTTCTACTATGACCCAGCACTGTGCATCAAGCCACAGTGCTTGAAggcacacgtgtgtgtgcatgcatatacacacactcacacacacatagacacacagacacactcagggtAAAGCCAGACCCCTATTGCCCTAGTGTGGGTGTCCAGACAGCTTGCAGAGGCTGTGTTCAGCAAGGGTCTGCAATGGGAGGTGGGCTTTGAGGATTGGCCTTGGACAAGCTGGGGATGGGGACGGCCCAGGGAAGGACCTGCAGGCCAGGTGTGATGAAACATTTTGGAGAACGCCAACCCTGCTCACACTCAGCTCAGGGAAGCACTGCAGCAGAGGTGGGGTGGGCAGAGCTCAGCCAGCAAGCAAGGGTGCAGATGCCAGGTTTGGGAGTTTGGGTTTGATCCTGAAGGCCTGGGTCACCCCCAAGGGGCTCCGGATGTGGGGGCGGGGCAGAGCAGGGTGAACAGCTGGTCGGACGGAGCAGGGAATCAGTCATTGCTCTGAGGCCCCACTCACCTCCTCTCTCACCCAGGCCGCGTACTGGGAGAAGTAGCCCATCTCCCGGGCCAGGAAACACTCACTCACctgcaggaaggaaaggaggtcTGGGCTGTAGGGGTCCCAGAAGCAGCAGTGCCCTCCACCCACGCCACCCCCCATGCCTGGCAACTTGAGGACAGGCCCAGCTTTCCTGGGAGCCACAGTGAGAAGCTGGGACTGGAGAAGCCTGAGGTGGAAGCCCCTTCCCTGTCCCACCCACCACTCACATTCCTCAGGATCCTGGTGGCCCAGGCAGGCAGCTCTCCTTTCAGGTAAGTGACATTGGCTAGGACATCTGAGGTCTCCAGCTGGAGGGGATGAGAGCCTCAACTCAGTGTCCCGCATTCACgcatccattcattaattcaacacacACCACAGCACACTCAGCAGGAGAAGGTTCAACCCCGACAGACAAGCCAAGGGTGGTGATCCCCCAGGCTCTGCTGCCACCCCCATCTTCCTCCCAACCCCATCTGCAACCTGGGCAGAGCTCTGAGGTGCAGAGTGAGATGGGCTCCTACTTCCTCCCCCATCTGCAGCCCCCCTGCTCCACCATACGTCCCCACCACCAGCAGCCACCTGGAGATTCGGGGCAGAGGACTCCAGGGCCCTGATGCTGAGGTTGAGCTTTGCCTGTAGAGAAGAGATCAGGGCTGGttaggggaggggaagggaaggggagggaggagaggggaggaaagtggaggggaggggaggggaggggagaggaggggagggaagggactcTCAGAACTTCCCTCCCCTTTCACTGTCCCCTCTCCAGGTCTctcctcccccaggccccaggctccCTGGGCCTCCAAACTGACCACAAGGCTCTGCTGGGGGACGACCTTCTCCCGGTGAAGGTTTCTGAGTCCGTGGGCCTCCTCCTGCAGCCGCTGCCCCAGCACAGAATTGCCCTGAAAGGATACAAGAATCAGAATGGCCCCACCCAGGACCCATCTACCCCTCACCCAGCCTTTCAGTCCGACATACCAAGGGGAAGTGGGagtgctgggctcagtggcagAAAACCGAGCCCTTCTTAAGCTCCAGAGCCTGATCTTGCTTTGGGGGGCCTAGATCCAAGTTCTAGGTTCACTCTAGGTTGCTGGGTGCCCCTAAGTCAGTCACAGAACACGCCTGAGCTGCAGGGGCACCTGCTGAAATTGAGGATGCTCCTGGCTCTGCCCACCCTGTGGGGTTGTTGCGGGGCCTATGGGATGTTTCAAAGAGAACTTTTAAACCCTAAATAGTTATAAATACAAAATGCTATTTTTTCCCTCAAGGGCAACTGCCATGACATCTCATTCATCCCAATGTCCTCACAGCACCTGTCCCAGTAAATCCCACAAGTGGCACACACAGAAACACCTGCCCAACTGCGTGAGGCCAGAGAAGTGATTTCATCTGCTCTGAGATGGAGGACAGTCCGCCCAACAGATGAAGAACCTCTGGCTCAGAGACGCTGCatgtcttgcccaaggccacacagccaatGAGTGGCAGAGCTTGAGTCAGAACTGATGCTGCAAAACCCTCCAGCCCAGCCAGGGGTCAGGAGCCTCAGGCCTCACTGGTGGGGGTCCTCAGTTCCCTGCCTTTGCCCTCACGTCCTCCCACCCCTTCCCGCCTCCCAAGCCCCCTGTGGCTCCTGCTGCCCCGTTGGGGCCCTGTTTCCCTCTCACTTGGGCCTGGGCAAGTCCTTGCAGCTCCTGGGCCAGCTGCTCCATGCTGGTCTTCACCACGGGCCTCTGGATCTGCAGGCGGACAGGAGAGGCCAGGAGGGATGAACCCAGCTCCCCTGGGGCCCACCACCACCTGATCCCAGCCTCCAAATCCCCAGTCTtatcaaatataacctacaccaGCTAAGTGTATTGTGACACATCAGTCACAGTGAGTTTTCCCTGGAACTGTGAAATATTTCAGACATTTTCCCAGTGAGAtagaaacaacaagaacaaataaGGCACCCTCTGGTGTAACTAAGGAAGAGGCAACTTCCCACTGCGTCCTCGGCAGCAGTGAGTTCAGAACCATGAACAGCGACACATGCTGTTGGGTCGGGGGAGAGGGTGTCCATTCCCGTGTGACTGGGGTGGTGGCAGGAGGACAGGCCCAGGGGCACATTATCTGGGGACACCTCCACAGGAAGAGGCCCCAGGAAATGCGGAAGAGCCCAGAGCTGGGACAAGGCGAGATGCACACCCAGCTCCTCTGTGGGCCCCTTCGTTCCATCACCACCTGCTGAGGAAGCGCTGCTGAGGTGCCCACCACTGACCTGAATGAAGAAGTCGGGGTAGTGGATGCGCTGAAGCCCACTGCTCTGCAGGGCCTCCAGGTCCCGGCGGGCGTCTGAGCTCAGCAGGTCCAGGCTCTGTGTGTCTACTTTCAGGCTCTGCAACTCCTGCTGTAGCTTGTTGGTGTACTGGGAGAGCGGGCGCAGGGCGGGAGTCATGCCCAGTTGCTGAGCCAGGACCCCAGAGATGCTCCCCTAAGCGAGGAGGTCACCAggcgatatggtttggatatttgtcccctccaaatttcatgttgcaATGTGATCCCCGGTGTTGGGGGTGAAGgcgggcctggtgggaggtactAGATCacgggggtggatccctcacgTATGGCTTAGTGCCATTGCCATGTGATGAGTGAGTTTTGCTCAGTTAGTTCATGtgagacctggttgtttgaaAGAGCGTGGCACCTCCGCGTTGGCTCTCTCGTTCCCTCTCTCCCTATGTGATGCGCTGGCTCTCCTTGGCCTTcggccatgagtggaagcttcctgaggcctccccagaaacggGTGcgggtgccatgcttcctgtacagcctgcacttaaacctcttttctttataaattatgcagcctcatcgcttctcggccttttggctaagatcaagtgtagtgtCTGTTCTTATCAGTTTAATAAATTATGCAGCCTCAGgtattgcactttttttttttggttgggggaggggacagggtcttgctctgtcccaggctggagggcaatagcacaatcacagctcactgaagcctagaTCTCTCGGGCTCCAGtgattctaccacctcagcctctcgagtagctgggactacaggtgcaagacaccacacctggcttttaaaaaaaattgtagagagggggtctccccatgttgcccaggctggtcttgaactcgtaggctcaagtaatccttccatctcagcttcccaaagtactgggattacaggcatgagccaccatgccaagcctcaggtattcctttatagcaacgcaaGAACAGACTCACATGGCAGGCCCTCAGGGCCCCCTGTCCTGGACACCCCAAGCCCCAGACAGGCTCCCAGTAGGCCCCTGCCCCAAATGCCAAGACCTGGCCTTCCTCCAGTGCCCATCTGGCTTCTGGGCCGAGACACAGACCTTCCCTGGCCACCTGAAATAAAATAGCTCTCTCAGCCCCTCTTTATCCCGTCAGCTGTGTCGAGGCCTTCAAAGCACTTGTTGCTCTGAAATGATCTTATTTGTGGGTTAATTGTTCAATGCTGTCAGCTCCACAAGAGTGGGGCTTTGCCTGCCTATTCCCCCCTAAACCCCCAGCATCTAACTCAGAGGGTCACACATGGTGGGCAGGGGACAAGTTTGTTAgctgtgtgaatgaatgaaagaatgaatgaatgaatgaatggacacaaCTGCATTTTCAGGAAAGAGCCTCAGCATTTTCCTACTATCACTGGAAGAGATTTAGAGGTCATAAAATTCAGCCCAGTGTTTAACAGATAAGAAACTGAGGTCAGAGTAGAGCATCCACTTGCCGAGGTTACACAGGTGGTTAGAGACTGCAGCCCAGCTTGGCTCTCCTCCCCCCATCCCTCCAGGCTGCCTTCTCTTGGAGGAGAAAAGGCCTGGCCCTCTTGGGTAGGGGCCTTCAGGCCATGTCTCAGGCATCAGTGGCAGCAGCTTCAGGAGAAGTGGGAAGGTGGCTGGTGCCCTCCCCATGCTCTGGAAAGCCCTGTGTCTTACTCATGTCTGCCTACCCATCAGTATCTCCTTTGAGGACGAGGATTCTTACAGCCACATTTGGTACACTGTCAGGTGGCCTCAGAGGACTGCCTAGTGCATCTAAATCCAAAGCCCTATCTATCCAGACTCCTGTGAGCTGGACCCGCCCCTGCCAAGGACAGTGTCTCGGCCTAGCACTGAGATATTGCCTGCTTGGGGGGCCTCCTGTCTGGTTAAAGAGGCGGAAGGAGGAGTGAGCTGCATAACTGTCCCAGGTTGTGCAGCTCAAGGCACAGAGTTGGGACTGGGCCATCTGGCTGTGCTGTCTGTGGGGTGAGGCTGGTTGGTGGATCCAGAGGTTAGAAGGGTTTCCCAGAACGATGCAAAATCAGGAGTTAGCATGCTCTGTgtttgggagggagagaggaaccGGGGCCAGGGGATGTGGGTTTCTCCAGCATATGCTTAGGAGCATGGAAGTCGAGGAATGAATGTCTTCCAGCTTCTGTACACCACGAGGAGAGCCCCATTTTCAAAGTCTATCCCTCTTGTGAAACAGCCCTTCCTTGCCTTCATTCTAGAACTGTCTCTTTCCAGCATTGAAGAGTGTCTCCAGTTCTACACACCAAGTTCCAGTAACTCCAGAGGTTACAGGAAGAGGCTCATTTGTCAGGCTGGGGATGGAATcctgccaccaccacctcccaccTGCGTGAGCTTGGCAGGCCCGCCACCAACATTAGCCAGACTCACCACCGTCCTTGTCACTGCCAcgtccttccccagcctccccctcccaggtggAGTTTCCCAGCCAATGCCTGTCCTCAGTCAGGACACATGTGTCCCCTTGTCCTCCTGCTCACTGTCACCAGCCTTTCCTGCTGCCACCTTGGCTGTGCTTGGGGCTGGACATAGCCTTCAGTGCACACGGACCCACCTACACACCCAGAACCTTCCCCAGAGCTAATAACTGGGCTTCTGCCCTCCGGCACCTTAATCACTCACACAGACTTCACGGGTCTCCTAGGTTCAAAGAGACGGTGCCTCCACAGAGGCAAAAAGACCAGAGGAGGGGGATCTGAGGAGGGCTCCTCACAGTTTCCGAAACGTTCTCTCACCTGGCTGATATCCAGGTGCTCCTCCAGGTCGTAGGAGTCGTTGAGCTGCAGGACTGTCCAGAGCGCTGCCCCTTCCTTGCACTGCCTGAGGAGGAGTGAGGGGTGCAGACGATGAGccttgggggtggtggggggctgATGTCCCCTGAGGGACACCggccctcctccttccttccccaggtCCACCCAGGCTGTCCACTCACTGATAGGCTTGGTGGATGCTGATGTTCTTCCTCAGGCCAAGAAGGTGCGACAGGTTCATGGACGGGGGCAGGTTCCCTGGGGTGTCTGCAAACTGGAGATGGGGCAGTGAGAAATGGGCACACAGCGGGGTCGGGGCAAGGCCACCCTGGTCCCCTAGGGCCTGGCCCTGTGCCGCTGTGGCACAGCACAGACCAGGGGTAGGAAACATCCCCTCACCCCAGCTCACACCTGGCCTCTAACTCTGGTGGACCCTGGGCCCCAAATCCTTAAAGGGGCTCTTCCCACAAATCCCTAGGAGGGGTGCCTAGCCCGATCTTCTGCAGAGAACCCGGTCCAGCATCACAGCTCACCAGGCACCAGGGTCCCAGCTCCCAGATAGTGTTAGGAGATGAGAGGGCATGCGTCAGGGTGCCATCTCTCAGGATCACTGCCCTGGGGCCTGGGCAGCATCTCAGGGACTCATGGGTGCTCTCTCCCTCCACCATCCATTGGTGggtttctgtctctttccttgGCCATGTCTGTCtcactcctcccctccctctctccctcttaccCCCCTCACCCCCACTTTCCCCCAACCCTCCTGCTCTGCTGATAccgcctcccacctccctccccagaaGGGCCTGTGAGCAGAGACAGGCCTACCTCAAAGAGCTCGCCGTTCTCCCAGCTCCGGCACACCAGCGTCTGCACATTGCCGCCCACCAGGAAGGTGGTGAACACCAGGAGGATAAGGGGAGCAGcaaagaggaagctgaggcccacaCCTCTGGGGAAAGCGAGAGGCAGGACTGAGGGACAGCAGGGACTGGCTGCCCTAACCATACCCTCTGTCCTACCCTCACCCCAGGGCCAGCCTGCTCAGCCAATTGGCCCCAGGACAGAGCCTTTCGAGGAGAGGAGCTTGGAGGACTTGGCCTCCTGGAGAGGAGGGAAAACCCAGAATTCCTGACTGTCCCGGCCTCACCttcaccccatccccaccctgtGCCTGGTTCCCCGGCTGCCCCTGGCAGCCTAGAGGAGAGAACAGCTGTTTTGTTCAAAGAGCCAGGACTAGTCgggctaacacctataatcccagcactttgggaggttgaggtgggaggacaggttgaggtgggaggatagcttgagtccaggagtatgaggccagcctgggcaatagagtgagaccctgtctctacgaaattttaaaaattagctgggcgtggtggcgcacgcctgtggtcccaactattcgggaggctgaggcgtgagaatcgcttgagcctgggaggttgaggctatagggagccatgatggtgtcactgcactccatcctgggtgacagagcaagactctgtcacaacaacaacaaacaaaacaaaaagcaaaagaacccAAAGAGCCAAGACTGCTCACTTCTGTGCCTAGGGCCCATGGAGGTGACCTATTCCAGGACCCAGCACTCAAAAAGGTCACCTGGCATGGCCAGGCATGACCTGCCGAAAGGGCAGAATCACAGCCGGTCTGAGGAGTAAAGATCTTAGACCAGGGGCTGGAAGGGCTTATGAGGTAGGCACAGCCCCATGTCAGGCTGTGAGGCTTGGAAAGTAAAACATGGGGTGGATTTCAGCCCCCACTTACCCCTTTAGCCAGGTACTCTTGTTCAGTGAACAGCCTGTACAACTATATGTGGCAGCCTTGGCCTTAGAGACCGTCTAGTCTGGGGTTGGCAAACAGATTTCACCTCTGGTGCTGCTGCCTATTGGTGGTGGGGGCCGCCTGGAAGCTGGGGTAGGGACTCTAGGCTGTGTCTGACTCAGGGGAAGGAGTGCCCATTAGGTGCTACCATTGCCCCTGCTGTAGGAGCGAAGAGCTCCTTGCTGGCCATTCCTGCTCTGGTTCAACCCCTTTATTCAGATGATGACACTGGCAGCCACACCGGGAGCTATGATCAGGAGCGAGAGTAATCAGCCAGCCCTATAAGGGGGGACCCTTCCCCTCTCCCAGCCCTTTCTTACGCCATGAGGAAGCGGGCTCCAGCCTCGCCCTTGGCTTCTAGGTGGCTGGGGTCCTCCCTGGCAGACAGGCCCCAGATGCCCAGATTGAGGCCCAGCAGGTTGCAGAGCACCACGAGCAGGACCACGGAGCACAGCACGCAGCCCACGATCCACCTGCCACAGAGAGGACACAGGTGTCACTAAGAAGGGAGGCGGCTGGCACCAACATGGACAGGTGCGGGACATGGCGGCTGGGTGTGGCCTCTAACCCCAAGGCTGGGGCTTCAGAAATGCAGATACAGGCTCTTCCTGAGGTCCTACTGCTCTTGTGTGGTCTCCAGGCTCAGGTTCTGAGGGTACACAGCCTGGTAGGGACTTGGAGGCCTGTGGAGTCAGGGGTCTTGGCTTAAAAATATGCagaagtggccaggcgcagtggctaacgcctgtaatcccagcactttgggaggccaagtctggctgaccacgaggtcaagagatagacacaatcctggccaacacggtgaaaccctgtctctaccaaaaatgcaaaaattagctgggcgtggtggtgcacgcctgtagtcccagctacttgggaggctgaggcaggagaatcgcttgaaccagggaggcggaggttgcagtgacccaagatagccccagtgcactccagcctggtgacagagcaagacatcgtctcaaaaaaaaaaaaaaaaaaaaaaaaaaaaaaacgaaagaacaaaaacaaacaaacaaaaacagaggctCAGTATAGTCAGGGCCTGATAGGAGCTGGGAATGGGGCTCAGGGTGTCAGGGTGGCATAGAGGCTGggctgcccaccccaccccaccccaccccatcccaccccgTGGGTGCCCAGCACCTGTAGGTCTCGTATCTCTGCACCTCCTGCAGGTAGGGGCGGCTGctctcctccacctcctgcagTGCCTGGGCCCAGCGGGAAGCTGCCTCCAAGCTCGGGAACCCTTCAGCCAGTGTCCTCACCCCTTCCGGCTGCTGGGCCACTGCCTTCTTTAGCTCTGCCCAAAGTAGCAGGGACTTGTGGGATGCGGAGGGCACCCTGGGGCCCAGGAACAAGACAAGTGGGCAGGAAGAACATCTGGGAACCACCGAGGGAGGACAGTCCCCCGCTACCCCAGTCCTCTCTCAACAAGCCTCCCTggtaggggtggggtgggaagccATGCCTGGCAGCTGCCTCTGACCCATGCGGCCTAACCTTGCACCACGCTGGACGTCTGCATGGCAGCCAGGGCTGGAAGGGCGTTGAAGGTGCTGTTCTCCTGCAGGAACCAAGTAGAGCTAGGCCTCCCCATCTCTGCCCAGTGTCCCCTCTTGGGAGACCCCAAAGTCACCAGGCCTAGAGGGAGGGCCCCCCTCAGTGCTCCCAGCTTCCCTCTTTTCTCTTGGTCGCTGCCCTCCTCTCCCATCCCCTGGCCCAGTCTGACTCAACTTCCCAAAACGTTGCTCCTCCCGGACCTCTTCTTCCTACCCCCATCCCTCTCCCACCATTGCAGTGAACTCTCAGCCACCCTCCACACAACTGCCAGGTCTAGCTCCTGAAGGTCTAGCTCTAGTCCACCCTTCCAGCCTCAGCTCTGACTTCCTTCCTTCTGGAACCTTCCACTCCAGCCACCCAGCAGGGCTGACTCATCATTTCCCCAGCTCCAGGTCCTGGGTCCTGGGCAC
The window above is part of the Symphalangus syndactylus isolate Jambi chromosome 14, NHGRI_mSymSyn1-v2.1_pri, whole genome shotgun sequence genome. Proteins encoded here:
- the PROM2 gene encoding prominin-2 — protein: MRHALPLLAPLLGLGLGLALSRLAAGATDCKSLGPAEHLTFTPAARARWLAPRVLAPGLLDSLYGTVRHFLSMVQLNPFPSELVKALLNELASVKVNEVVRYEAGYVACAVIAGLYLLLVPTAGLCFCCCRWHRRCGGRVKTEHKALACERAALMVFLLLTTLLLLIGVVCAFVTNQRTHEQMGPSIEAMPETLLSLRGLVSDVPQELQAVAQQFSLPQEQVSEELDGVGVSIGSAIHTQLRSSIYPLLAAVGSLGQALQVSVLHLQTLNATVVELQAGQQDLEPAIREHRDRLLELLQEAGCRGDCAGALSRARTLELGADFSQVPSVDHVLHQLKGVPKANFSSMVQEENSTFNALPALAAMQTSSVVQELKKAVAQQPEGVRTLAEGFPSLEAASRWAQALQEVEESSRPYLQEVQRYETYRWIVGCVLCSVVLLVVLCNLLGLNLGIWGLSAREDPSHLEAKGEAGARFLMAGVGLSFLFAAPLILLVFTTFLVGGNVQTLVCRSWENGELFEFADTPGNLPPSMNLSHLLGLRKNISIHQAYQQCKEGAALWTVLQLNDSYDLEEHLDISQYTNKLQQELQSLKVDTQSLDLLSSDARRDLEALQSSGLQRIHYPDFFIQIQRPVVKTSMEQLAQELQGLAQAQGNSVLGQRLQEEAHGLRNLHREKVVPQQSLVAKLNLSIRALESSAPNLQLETSDVLANVTYLKGELPAWATRILRNVSECFLAREMGYFSQYAAWVREEVTQRIATCQPLSGALDNSRVILCDMMADPWNAFWFCLAWCTFFLIPSIIFAVKTSKYFRPIRKRLSSTSSEETQLFHIPRVTSLKL